A single window of Gossypium arboreum isolate Shixiya-1 chromosome 13, ASM2569848v2, whole genome shotgun sequence DNA harbors:
- the LOC108466928 gene encoding 40S ribosomal protein S23-like encodes MGKTRGMGAGRKLRTHRRRQRWADKAYKKSNLGNEWKKPFAGSSHAKGIVLEKIGIEAKQPNSAIRKCARVQLIKNGKKIAAFVPNDGCLNYIEENDEVLIAGFGRKGHAVGDIPGVRFKVVKVSGVSLLALFKEKKEKPRS; translated from the exons GAAGACACGTGGAATGGGAGCTGGACGCAAGTTGAGGACCCACAGGAGGAGGCAACGGTGGGCCGATAAGGCATACAAAAAATCCAACCTTGGAAATGAATGGAAGAAGCCATTTGCTGGTTCTTCCCATGCCAAAGGCATTGTCCTTGAGAAGAT AGGTATTGAAGCTAAGCAGCCGAACTCTGCTATTAGGAAGTGTGCTAGAGTTCAATTGATCAAGAATGGGAAGAAGATTGCGGCATTCGTCCCAAATGATGGTTGCTTAAACTACATTGAAGAGAAT GATGAGGTGTTGATTGCCGGATTTGGACGAAAGGGTCATGCTGTGGGTGATATTCCTGGTGTTAGGTTCAAGGTTGTGAAGGTCTCGGGTGTTTCACTGTTGGCACTTTTCAAAGAGAAGAAAGAGAAGCCTCGATCATAA